A single region of the Herpetosiphon gulosus genome encodes:
- a CDS encoding TetR/AcrR family transcriptional regulator: MANRATLLEQALQLFAQRGYDAIGVQEIVEQAGVTKPTLYHYFGSKRGLLEALINERLQPLIDQLANATIHANDVPASLAAIFQLYFDFAQAEPLLYRMQLAMWFSLPDNEAFQIVAVAAAQQQALIESFFVRASSFHGNMRGRQRVYAATLLGTINTYIGLTLSGSIQATPQIIHQAVQQFSYGIYS; encoded by the coding sequence ATGGCTAATCGGGCTACGCTGTTAGAACAGGCCTTACAATTATTTGCTCAACGCGGCTACGACGCGATTGGCGTGCAAGAAATTGTTGAGCAAGCTGGCGTTACCAAGCCCACACTTTATCACTACTTTGGCAGCAAACGTGGCCTACTAGAGGCATTAATCAACGAGCGGCTTCAACCATTAATCGATCAACTTGCCAATGCCACAATCCATGCCAACGATGTTCCAGCTAGTTTAGCGGCAATTTTTCAGCTCTATTTTGATTTTGCTCAAGCAGAGCCATTGCTTTATCGCATGCAATTAGCAATGTGGTTCAGCCTGCCCGATAACGAGGCTTTTCAAATTGTGGCGGTCGCTGCTGCCCAACAACAAGCCTTGATCGAAAGCTTTTTTGTCCGAGCCAGCAGCTTTCATGGCAATATGCGCGGTCGTCAACGGGTCTATGCTGCTACTTTACTAGGCACAATCAACACCTACATTGGGTTAACCTTGAGTGGCTCAATTCAGGCAACGCCGCAAATCATTCACCAAGCGGTTCAGCAATTTTCATATGGTATTTATTCCTAA
- a CDS encoding alpha-amylase family glycosyl hydrolase encodes MHPWANDAQCYQIYPLGLCGAPTGNDQASKPIARLNQLHAWIEHLQDLGINLLYLGPVFESSAHGYDTIDYFTVDRRLGNNRDLQQLIAVLHAAGIRVLLDGVFNHVGRDFWAFRDLQIHGQASAYVDWFAGLDFNQRSPYGDQFSYQGWHGHYDLVKLNLFNPAVREHLFQAVSQWIEQFGIDGLRLDAADQIDHGFLAELASHCKRLRNDFLLLGEVVHGDYRQWANPTMLDSVTNYEAYKGLYSSLNDRNYFEIAYSLNRQFGAGGIYRATPLYNFVDNHDVDRIASSLHNPAHLYPLHLLLYTMPGMPSLYYGSEWGLLGQKTATSDQALRPALPQPNQIQAQQPDLLPAIRQLSQLRHEYAALRDGEYAQLYVQAEQLVFVRWTKQQTVVVALNAASSTQTIQCVVPFGEGSLLEDRLNGGQIKVQHGQLQLNIPATWGQIWQLTN; translated from the coding sequence ATGCATCCATGGGCTAACGACGCACAATGCTATCAGATCTATCCCTTGGGGCTTTGCGGCGCACCAACGGGCAACGATCAGGCTAGCAAACCGATTGCGCGGCTCAATCAATTGCACGCTTGGATTGAGCACTTACAAGATTTAGGCATCAACCTGCTCTACCTTGGGCCAGTGTTTGAATCGAGCGCCCATGGCTACGACACAATTGATTATTTCACGGTTGATCGGCGGCTGGGCAACAACCGCGATTTACAACAGTTGATCGCGGTGTTGCATGCGGCAGGCATTCGCGTGCTGCTTGATGGGGTGTTTAACCACGTTGGCCGTGATTTTTGGGCCTTCCGCGATCTACAAATCCATGGTCAGGCTTCGGCCTATGTCGATTGGTTCGCAGGCTTGGATTTCAATCAGCGCAGCCCATATGGCGATCAGTTTAGCTATCAAGGTTGGCATGGTCACTACGATTTAGTCAAGTTGAACTTATTCAATCCAGCGGTGCGCGAACATCTTTTTCAAGCGGTCAGCCAATGGATTGAGCAATTTGGCATCGATGGCTTACGCCTCGACGCTGCAGATCAGATCGATCATGGATTTTTGGCGGAACTGGCAAGCCATTGCAAAAGACTACGCAACGATTTTCTGTTGCTTGGCGAAGTGGTGCATGGCGATTATCGCCAGTGGGCCAACCCAACGATGCTCGATAGCGTGACCAACTATGAAGCCTACAAAGGCCTGTATTCTAGCCTAAACGATCGGAATTATTTTGAAATTGCTTACAGTCTGAATCGGCAATTTGGCGCTGGTGGTATCTATCGGGCAACACCATTGTATAACTTTGTTGATAATCATGATGTCGATCGAATTGCCAGCAGCTTGCATAATCCAGCCCATCTCTACCCTTTACATCTATTGCTTTACACCATGCCTGGCATGCCCTCGCTTTATTATGGCAGCGAATGGGGCTTGCTTGGCCAGAAAACCGCCACCAGCGACCAAGCCTTGCGGCCAGCCTTGCCTCAACCCAACCAAATTCAGGCCCAACAACCTGATTTATTGCCAGCGATTCGCCAATTGAGCCAGCTGCGCCACGAATATGCCGCCTTACGCGATGGCGAATATGCGCAACTGTATGTGCAGGCCGAACAGCTTGTGTTTGTGCGCTGGACTAAACAGCAAACAGTTGTAGTAGCGTTGAATGCAGCCTCAAGTACCCAAACCATTCAATGTGTTGTACCATTTGGCGAAGGCTCATTGCTCGAAGATCGCTTGAATGGCGGACAAATCAAGGTGCAGCATGGCCAATTGCAGTTGAATATTCCAGCTACTTGGGGGCAAATCTGGCAATTGACCAATTGA
- a CDS encoding TlyA family RNA methyltransferase: MTKIKKQRLDVLLVELQLAPTRAKAQALIMAGEVIVNSQAETKAGTMIDPAAQITLKSSLPYVGRGGLKLAHALDSFNIDPQGCVALDVGACTGGFSDVLLQRDAAHVYAIDVGYGQLDWKIRQDPRVTVLERTNIRYLEHLPHAEEQPAPLATSGVVDVSFISLGLVLPAMLRLLTADAWIVCLIKPQFEAGSEHVGKGGIVRDSAVHRRVIERVVQQANDLGLGLAGLTRSPITGAEGNIEFLGYFQRNAVATIDLPQALIGLGL; encoded by the coding sequence ATGACCAAGATAAAAAAACAACGTTTGGATGTATTATTAGTTGAATTACAGCTTGCGCCGACTCGTGCCAAGGCCCAAGCATTAATTATGGCTGGCGAGGTGATCGTCAATAGCCAAGCCGAAACCAAAGCTGGCACAATGATTGATCCTGCTGCTCAAATCACGCTAAAATCGAGCTTACCCTATGTTGGACGGGGTGGTCTCAAACTTGCCCATGCCCTTGATAGCTTTAATATCGATCCTCAAGGCTGCGTTGCGCTTGATGTTGGCGCTTGCACTGGTGGGTTTAGCGATGTGCTGTTGCAACGTGATGCCGCCCATGTCTATGCAATTGATGTTGGTTATGGCCAGCTTGATTGGAAAATTCGCCAAGATCCACGAGTGACCGTGCTCGAACGCACCAATATTCGCTATTTAGAGCACTTGCCGCATGCCGAGGAACAACCAGCGCCACTAGCCACCTCTGGGGTTGTTGATGTCTCGTTTATCTCGCTGGGCTTGGTGCTACCAGCCATGTTACGGTTGCTGACTGCCGATGCCTGGATTGTCTGCTTGATCAAGCCCCAATTTGAGGCTGGCTCAGAGCATGTTGGCAAAGGTGGAATCGTGCGCGACTCGGCGGTGCATCGCCGCGTGATCGAGCGGGTTGTGCAGCAGGCCAACGATTTGGGCTTAGGTTTGGCTGGATTGACCCGCTCACCAATTACCGGAGCCGAAGGTAATATTGAATTTTTGGGCTATTTTCAACGTAACGCGGTTGCAACAATTGATCTGCCGCAAGCGTTAATTGGCCTAGGCTTATGA
- a CDS encoding protein-L-isoaspartate(D-aspartate) O-methyltransferase has product MSNDWQLQRQRMVDEQLMPRGIHDQRVLAAMANVPRHLFVPENLQAQAYSDQALPLMLGQTISQPYIVALMAQELLLNPHEQLLEIGAGSGYAAAVFAELVHKVVTIERHQALAEQTQARLNKLGYVNVEVIWGDGSLGYPTAAPYHAISIPAATPQLAQTLLGQLHAGGRLVAPVGDAQDQQLIRLQRQGQNWQKTTISNVRFVPLIGAGGWEHAPETTAEGE; this is encoded by the coding sequence ATGAGTAACGATTGGCAACTACAACGTCAACGCATGGTTGACGAACAACTCATGCCACGAGGCATTCATGATCAGCGAGTTTTGGCGGCGATGGCCAATGTACCACGTCATTTATTTGTGCCTGAAAACTTGCAAGCCCAAGCCTATAGCGATCAAGCGCTGCCATTGATGTTGGGCCAGACCATCTCGCAGCCCTATATTGTGGCGTTGATGGCCCAGGAATTGTTGCTGAATCCTCATGAACAACTACTTGAAATTGGCGCTGGTTCAGGCTATGCTGCCGCAGTATTCGCTGAATTGGTGCACAAGGTCGTGACGATCGAGCGCCATCAAGCCTTAGCCGAACAAACTCAGGCTCGGCTCAACAAGCTTGGTTATGTCAATGTTGAGGTAATTTGGGGTGACGGCTCATTGGGCTATCCGACAGCAGCACCCTATCATGCCATCAGCATTCCGGCGGCCACGCCCCAACTAGCTCAAACGCTGCTCGGCCAGTTGCACGCTGGCGGGCGCTTGGTTGCCCCAGTTGGCGACGCGCAGGACCAACAATTGATTCGATTACAACGGCAAGGCCAAAATTGGCAAAAAACCACGATTAGCAATGTTCGCTTTGTGCCGCTGATTGGCGCTGGTGGCTGGGAGCACGCACCAGAAACCACGGCGGAAGGAGAGTAG
- a CDS encoding peptidase M50 gives MFNPQAGYPFRSDNKPRNELFEFAKAWLGTTLAFALVYRHTMPLIDAMIIMGIAAGFGIVIHELAHRVVARRFGSQAHFFANDAMLVISVLLALTGFIFAAPGAVHHRGYLTKKQLGLVAAAGPASNMVIAIISLLLIPIANTLNIQFLFKIAVYSYVVNSLLGIFNMIPYGPLDGAKIMDWDMRAFIAMASVGGLLFVVQYLPIAKNLFVFGF, from the coding sequence ATGTTTAATCCACAGGCTGGCTATCCATTTCGCTCAGATAACAAACCTCGCAATGAACTATTCGAATTTGCCAAGGCTTGGCTGGGCACAACCTTAGCTTTTGCCTTGGTCTATCGACACACTATGCCGTTGATTGATGCCATGATTATTATGGGGATTGCCGCAGGGTTCGGTATTGTCATCCACGAATTGGCCCATCGAGTGGTAGCACGGCGTTTTGGCAGCCAAGCACACTTTTTTGCCAACGATGCCATGTTGGTGATTTCGGTGTTGCTAGCATTAACTGGATTTATTTTTGCTGCACCTGGGGCGGTGCATCATCGTGGCTATCTGACCAAGAAACAGCTTGGGTTGGTGGCAGCGGCTGGCCCAGCCAGCAATATGGTTATTGCGATCATTTCGTTGCTGCTCATTCCAATCGCCAACACCCTCAACATTCAGTTTCTATTTAAGATTGCTGTCTATAGCTATGTGGTCAATTCGCTACTGGGGATTTTTAATATGATCCCCTATGGCCCGTTGGATGGAGCTAAAATTATGGACTGGGACATGCGGGCATTTATTGCCATGGCCTCAGTTGGTGGGCTATTGTTTGTTGTACAATACCTGCCGATTGCCAAAAACTTATTTGTCTTTGGCTTCTAA